In a genomic window of Penaeus vannamei isolate JL-2024 chromosome 38, ASM4276789v1, whole genome shotgun sequence:
- the LOC113807612 gene encoding carboxypeptidase B has translation MWTIILIASFAVLGASADVGPEMWRVEAPGHHIAVRALADEGNVDVWGHTASHTKVLVEAEAKSRVARALDEANLKHSVEVPDVLALVEEERAHMQAKRRKKRESEQMDWTSFHDLEDIERFEEWLNSTAGNLVQMATVARTLEGREVRLVRITDPTTPGPKKKIWIEGGIHAREWISPAVTTYLMHQVAVSPEWRDILKVTEWYFVPVANPDGYAYSFSSPRARLWRKNRSQNGPSARCKGVDLNRNWNLKWGVGASGNPCSETFKGKEPFSEPETVGLGRAMQSVRDIDVFITFHSFGQTVLYPWGWTRDPPANVKQLSRLARKFNEGVKAASGGRTEYEIGGSGPLYGLASGASDDWAYGAMQVPFSYTIELPDTGSHGFLLPESEVSRVVFETSSGMHCMIGFLTNIGPCARHAGNRSKSVGFRGFRG, from the exons ATGTGGCGCGTTGAAGCCCCGGGGCATCACATAGCGGTGAGGGCGCTGGCAGATGAGGGAAATGTAGACGTTTGGGGTCACACAGCATCCCACACCAAG GTTTTGGTTGAGGCGGAGGCCAAGAGCCGCGTGGCGAGAGCTCTGGACGAGGCCAACCTCAAGCACAGCGTTGAAGTCCCGGATGTCCTggcgttggtggaggaggagagggcgcacatgcaggcgaagaggaggaagaagcgcgAGTCAG AGCAAATGGACTGGACGTCATTCCATGACCTGGAAGACATCGAGCGCTTCGAGGAATGGCTCAACTCCACCGCGGGCAACCTCGTGCAGATGGCGACGGTGGCCAGGACTCTTGAGGGCCGCGAGGTCAGGCTCGTGAGGATCACCGACCCTACCACGCCAGGACCCAAGAAGAAGATCTGGATCGAGGGAG GTATCCATGCCAGGGAATGGATCTCCCCCGCCGTGACCACGTACCTGATGCATCAGGTGGCAGTCAGTCCTGAGTGGCGGGACATCTTGAAGGTCACTGAGTGGTACTTCGTGCCCGTCGCCAACCCCGACGGCTACGCCTACTCCTTTTCGTCACCCAGAGCAAG ACTTTGGCGGAAGAACCGCAGCCAAAACGGCCCGAGCGCTCGCTGCAAGGGCGTCGATCTCAACCGAAACTGGAACCTCAAGTGGGGCGTTGGGGCATCCGGCAACCCTTGTAGCGAGACATTCAAAGGAAAAGAGCCTTTCAGCGAGCCGGAGACGGTTGGCCTCGGCAGAGCAATGCAGAGTGTGAGGGACATCGACGTCTTCATCACTTTCCACAGTTTCGGGCAGACGGTGCTGTACCCTTGGGGCTGGACGAGGGACCCGCCCGCCAATGTCAAGCAACTCAGCCGCCTGGCGAGGAAGTTCAACGAGGGCGTCAAGGCCGCTTCAGGAGGCAGAACTGAATACGAGATCGGGGGTTCAGGGCCTCTGTACGGCCTGGCCTCCGGGGCCTCTGACGACTGGGCCTACGGCGCTATGCAAGTCCCTTTTTCGTACACGATAGAGCTCCCCGACACTGGCTCGCATGGCTTCTTGTTGCCCGAGAGTGAGGTGAGCAGAGTCGTGTTCGAGACCAGCTCCGGGATGCACTGCATGATCGGCTTCCTTACGAACATCGGGCCCTGCGCTCGCCACGCCGGCAACCGCTCCAAGTCGGTGGGGTTTCGGGGCTTTCGGGGGTGA